In the genome of Maniola jurtina chromosome 3, ilManJurt1.1, whole genome shotgun sequence, one region contains:
- the LOC123879712 gene encoding YEATS domain-containing protein 4, giving the protein MSLPTDFGPDSGGRIKGLMIVKPIVYGNVARYFGKKREEDGHTHQWTVYVKPYANEDMSAYIKKIHFKLHESYANPNRIVTKPPYELTETGWGEFEIVIKIYFHDPNERPVTLYHILKLFQSPVSEGTPPVGRALVSESYEEIVFQEPTQLMQHLLSSVKPITNGQWTHDTNFEEKKEKTLEKIISAQAKVRNEISELKEKLQLAKDTITKFKEEIAKLQNNPGILSAL; this is encoded by the exons ATGAGTTTACCGACTGATTTTGGTCCGGACTCAGGCGGTAGAATTAAG gGACTAATGATAGTAAAGCCGATAGTTTACGGCAATGTAGCGCGTTATTTTGGCAAGAAACGCGAGGAAGACGGTCATACTCACCAATGGACTGTGTATGTGAAACCGTATGCTAACGAAGACATGTCGGcatatataaagaaaatacacTTCAAACTGCATGAGAGTTACGCGAATCCTAATAGGATAGTGACGAAGCCGCCGTATGAGCTTACGGAGACAGGGTGGGGCGAATTCGAGATCGTTATTAAGATTTACTTTCATGACCCCAACGAGAGACCA GTAACCCTGTACCACATTCTCAAGTTATTCCAGTCACCAGTCAGTGAGGGCACACCACCCGTTGGCCGAGCTCTTGTCAGTGAATCCTATGAAGAGATAGTGTTCCAGGAGCCTACACAGCTGATGCAGCACCTACTGAGCAGTGTGAAGCCTATTACTAACGGACAGTGGACTCATGACACTAACT ttgaagaaaaaaaagaaaagacatTGGAAAAGATAATATCAGCTCAAGCGAAGGTACGAAATGAAATATCTGAGCTCAAGGAGAAATTGCAGCTCGCAAAGGATACTATAACAAAGTTCAAAGAGGAGATCGCGAAACTGCAGAACAACCCTGGAATTTTGTCAGCTTTATAG
- the LOC123879700 gene encoding uncharacterized protein LOC123879700 isoform X1: MSCPKHLLVFTMISFYIGVSTLGVTLSKPCAAETPCPDGRVCPPLWLCCEDECCAPSSENPLFVPGDPLKDVFSSSWYSQWPVLFLLGTLAGILICCIWCLVYRRPSGIYMCSFACCIPRNRSDQDSAGSVYPPPRYSRCGSIHQAPPPYSEVTSKPDLYPLVITCGEGDGKAGGSYLMVHYFRNYVIRAPGSLSATSTADSLNSSFICNAANEANSVIPPPYSCASNYGCGRSILRSLSSLTEPRNTRRDQTFQESLITSPDPNYDLDLELIDCDLYCDGGCKPRLGSSPPPRRTSPNADDSYCERAAYLRHLFLTSPDTPGGCESPPQPTSPTQSRESTLRRQIDERCQRRHDLFRKTQKTRKSSLYIPLTKIPPGTRKLLTRSAPATPSGALVPNLLNFTQRVSASRHSSRSSRLEEENDPLLADGEPANMDHKF, from the exons ATGTCGTGCCCAAAACATTTGTTGGTGTTCACCATGATTTCTTTTTACATCGGTGTCTCAACATTGGGAGTCACGCTAAGCAAGCCG TGCGCAGCCGAAACTCCATGTCCAGATGGCCGAGTGTGTCCCCCACTTTGGCTCTGTTGCGAAGACGAATGCTGCGCGCCTTCCTCTGAAAACCCTCTCTTTGTGCCTGGAGATCCTTTGAAAGACGTTTTCTCAAGCTCCTGGTACTCGCAATG GCCGGTGCTGTTTCTCTTGGGGACACTAGCCGGGATATTGATATGCTGTATATGGTGCCTTGTGTATCGACGTCCAAGCGGCATCTACATGTGTTCCTTCGCCTGCTGCATACCGCGGAACAGATCAGACCAAGACTCAGCTGGCTCAGTATACCCACCTCCCCGGTATAGCCGATGCGGGTCTATACACCAGGCGCCGCCACCATATTCTGAA gTCACATCGAAACCAGACCTCTACCCACTCGTTATCACGTGTGGAGAAGGAGATGGTAAAGCTGGAGGGAGCTACCTTATGGTGCATTATTTTAGGAACTATGTCATACGTGCTCCAG GTTCGCTCTCGGCAACGAGTACTGCAGATTCTCTTAATTCTAGTTTCATATGCAATGCAGCCAATGAG GCCAATTCTGTTATACCGCCCCCGTATTCCTGCGCCAGCAACTACGGGTGCGGCCGTTCTATTTTGCGTTCGCTTTCTTCGCTCACAGAACCACGGAACACGCGGCGCGACCAGACTTTCCAAGAAAGTCTTATTACGTCGCCG GACCCGAACTATGACTTAGACTTGGAGCTCATCGATTGTGATCTCTATTGCGATGGAGGTTGCAAACCACGTCTCGGCTCTTCACCGCCGCCACGTCGCACTTCTCCAAACGCTGATGACTCTTACTGTGAACGTGCTGCATACTTGCGTCATCTCTTCCTCACCTCCCCTGATACGCCAGGAGGATGTGAATCACCCCCACAACCAACTAGTCCAACACAATCCAGGGAATCAACCCTTCGAAGACAAATCGATGAAAGGTGTCAAAGGCGACACGATTTGTTcagaaaaacacaaaaaacaagaAAATCGAGCTTATATATCCCACTAACTAAAATTCCTCCAGGCACAAGAAAATTGTTAACAAGATCAGCCCCAGCTACACCGAGTGGAGCTCTGGTACCTAATTTACTGAATTTCACGCAACGTGTGTCAGCGTCGAGACACAGCTCGAGATCGTCTAGATTGGAAGAGGAAAATGATCCCTTACTAGCCGATGGGGAACCCGCCAATATGGATCATAAGTTTTAG
- the LOC123879700 gene encoding uncharacterized protein LOC123879700 isoform X2, which yields MCAAETPCPDGRVCPPLWLCCEDECCAPSSENPLFVPGDPLKDVFSSSWYSQWPVLFLLGTLAGILICCIWCLVYRRPSGIYMCSFACCIPRNRSDQDSAGSVYPPPRYSRCGSIHQAPPPYSEVTSKPDLYPLVITCGEGDGKAGGSYLMVHYFRNYVIRAPGSLSATSTADSLNSSFICNAANEANSVIPPPYSCASNYGCGRSILRSLSSLTEPRNTRRDQTFQESLITSPDPNYDLDLELIDCDLYCDGGCKPRLGSSPPPRRTSPNADDSYCERAAYLRHLFLTSPDTPGGCESPPQPTSPTQSRESTLRRQIDERCQRRHDLFRKTQKTRKSSLYIPLTKIPPGTRKLLTRSAPATPSGALVPNLLNFTQRVSASRHSSRSSRLEEENDPLLADGEPANMDHKF from the exons ATG TGCGCAGCCGAAACTCCATGTCCAGATGGCCGAGTGTGTCCCCCACTTTGGCTCTGTTGCGAAGACGAATGCTGCGCGCCTTCCTCTGAAAACCCTCTCTTTGTGCCTGGAGATCCTTTGAAAGACGTTTTCTCAAGCTCCTGGTACTCGCAATG GCCGGTGCTGTTTCTCTTGGGGACACTAGCCGGGATATTGATATGCTGTATATGGTGCCTTGTGTATCGACGTCCAAGCGGCATCTACATGTGTTCCTTCGCCTGCTGCATACCGCGGAACAGATCAGACCAAGACTCAGCTGGCTCAGTATACCCACCTCCCCGGTATAGCCGATGCGGGTCTATACACCAGGCGCCGCCACCATATTCTGAA gTCACATCGAAACCAGACCTCTACCCACTCGTTATCACGTGTGGAGAAGGAGATGGTAAAGCTGGAGGGAGCTACCTTATGGTGCATTATTTTAGGAACTATGTCATACGTGCTCCAG GTTCGCTCTCGGCAACGAGTACTGCAGATTCTCTTAATTCTAGTTTCATATGCAATGCAGCCAATGAG GCCAATTCTGTTATACCGCCCCCGTATTCCTGCGCCAGCAACTACGGGTGCGGCCGTTCTATTTTGCGTTCGCTTTCTTCGCTCACAGAACCACGGAACACGCGGCGCGACCAGACTTTCCAAGAAAGTCTTATTACGTCGCCG GACCCGAACTATGACTTAGACTTGGAGCTCATCGATTGTGATCTCTATTGCGATGGAGGTTGCAAACCACGTCTCGGCTCTTCACCGCCGCCACGTCGCACTTCTCCAAACGCTGATGACTCTTACTGTGAACGTGCTGCATACTTGCGTCATCTCTTCCTCACCTCCCCTGATACGCCAGGAGGATGTGAATCACCCCCACAACCAACTAGTCCAACACAATCCAGGGAATCAACCCTTCGAAGACAAATCGATGAAAGGTGTCAAAGGCGACACGATTTGTTcagaaaaacacaaaaaacaagaAAATCGAGCTTATATATCCCACTAACTAAAATTCCTCCAGGCACAAGAAAATTGTTAACAAGATCAGCCCCAGCTACACCGAGTGGAGCTCTGGTACCTAATTTACTGAATTTCACGCAACGTGTGTCAGCGTCGAGACACAGCTCGAGATCGTCTAGATTGGAAGAGGAAAATGATCCCTTACTAGCCGATGGGGAACCCGCCAATATGGATCATAAGTTTTAG
- the LOC123878552 gene encoding uncharacterized protein LOC123878552, giving the protein MLSNFPLSSKNQCDKDRRLRRSVKSRRCKRVVSSQRLSRVSRSIISPAKVRVCRRAATMLPGPLAPLDARKTRALTTIYAPRKPKPRNHKTAQSRMLENDIKTTFKTSLSTFHPLPAIGQKQEKTKVIIFDLKNEDRTLKLQEVLKPLTPLSIQGFRKKIECDKKPQQLLRENTYDVIEPIFLTPKKVKKNLTPCNSQDKDVKMSPKSRFKNAALQVAKLTSMPETGKLLCLRERETYTICREDDSCRLQKLPQSPAQPLNKLSEIFQSLDMKGRHRDRMKKENSWF; this is encoded by the coding sequence ATGCTCTCGAATTTTCCTCTTTCCAGTAAAAACCAGTGTGATAAGGACCGTCGGCTCCGTCGATCCGTCAAATCGCGTCGATGCAAACGCGTCGTGTCCAGTCAGAGGCTATCGCGCGTGAGCCGTTCGATTATCAGCCCCGCGAAGGTCAGGGTTTGTAGGCGGGCGGCCACCATGCTGCCCGGTCCACTCGCGCCCCTCGACGCACGCAAGACGCGCGCCCTCACCACCATATACGCACCCCGGAAGCCGAAACCACGGAATCATAAGACCGCACAGTCCAGGATGCTAGAAAACGACATCAAAACTACCTTCAAAACATCCCTTTCCACTTTCCACCCATTACCAGCCATCGGCCAGAAGCAAGAAAAAACTAAAGTCATAATCTTCGACTTGAAGAATGAAGATCGCACACTAAAACTTCAGGAAGTTCTTAAACCTCTCACGCCGTTAAGCATTCAAGGCTTCCGGAAGAAAATAGAATGTGATAAGAAGCCTCAACAACTTTTAAGAGAGAACACTTACGACGTCAtcgaaccaatttttttgactCCGAAAAAAGTTAAGAAGAACCTCACACCATGTAACTCCCAAGATAAGGATGTAAAAATGTCGCCGAAAAGTCGATTCAAAAATGCGGCACTCCAAGTCGCTAAACTAACGTCTATGCCTGAAACAGGCAAGTTGCTTTGTCTACGGGAAAGAGAGACTTACACGATATGTAGAGAAGATGATTCGTGTAGGTTGCAAAAGTTACCGCAAAGTCCTGCGCAACCTTTGAACAAACTTTCGGAGATTTTTCAAAGCCTAGACATGAAAGGAAGGCATAGGGATAGaatgaaaaaagaaaacagTTGGTTTTGA
- the LOC123881250 gene encoding uncharacterized protein F54F2.9 has translation MRCVIFLLCATILSVAAWDDDDLEVFDAVDEVNQNFYELLGVTQDASPSEIKSAFKKLTLKLHPDKNDAPDADVQFRNLVSVHNILKDPGKREKYNEVLKNGLPNWRSAVYYYRHVRKMGLAEGSIILFIIITFGQYAVGWAAYAEKRYTAEQILNSRGKKHFKKSGFDTGLAEILDQLPKPSIKDTLPFQIPRAIWWSITGIPLALMELKRRRKEMQEEEKRMKKKEEEDKARAEREAALAAEYKLAGAARRRRAFLPPERECLLDPAAEPDDVAPAVQPVKPAPPVITGGLWTDDDLAELVRLVKKYPPGAAERWERIAEAMYRSVPEVTHMAAKLKENCYKIPGQDTVEEAPPEPPKKVKTRKAEESHGGNWSQAQQRALETALAQHPKGGAGDRWQKIASQVPGKTKEECMQRCKYLSESLRKQKQKEEEEQREQELQRESTEAVSESDN, from the exons ATGCGGTGCGTTATATTTTTGCTTTGCGCTACAATTTTGAGTGTGGCGGCTTGGGACGACGACGATTTAGAAGTGTTTGACGCGGTAGATGAAGTAAACCAGAATTTCTATGAATTGTTAGGAGTTACGCAG GATGCCTCACCATCAGAAATAAAGTCTGCCTTCAAGAAACTGACACTGAAGCTACACCCAGACAAAAATGACGCCCCCGATGCAGACGTGCAGTTTAGGAACCTGGTATCTGTCCACAACATATTGAAAGATCCAGGGAAAAGAGAAAA GTACAATGAAGTGCTCAAGAATGGTCTTCCAAACTGGCGGTCTGCGGTGTACTACTACCGCCACGTGCGGAAGATGGGTCTGGCTGAAGGATCCATCATtctgttcatcatcatcacattcGGACAGTATGCGGTCGGATGGGCGGCGTACGCGGAAAAAAGATATACTGCT GAACAAATATTAAATAGTAGAGGGAAAAAGCATTTCAAGAAATCTGGTTTCGACACTGGCTTAGCAGAAATACTGGATCAACTACCTAAACCTAGCATAAAAGACACACTGCCCTTCCAAATACCTCGCGCGATATGGTGGTCTATAACTGGCATTCCACTCGCTCTTATGGAGCTAAAGAGGAGAAGGAAAGAGATGCAGGAAGAAGAGAAAAGAATGAAGAAAAA GGAGGAAGAGGACAAGGCGCGTGCTGAGCGCGAGGCGGCCTTGGCGGCTGAGTACAAGCTGGCGGGTGCGGCGCGGCGACGGCGCGCCTTCCTGCCGCCCGAGCGGGAGTGTCTGCTCGACCCCGCCGCCGAGCCGGACGACGTAGCGCCCGCTGTGCAGCCAGTCAAACCC GCCCCTCCAGTGATAACAGGCGGTCTATGGACAGACGACGACTTGGCGGAGCTAGTCCGTCTTGTCAAGAAGTACCCGCCAGGCGCGGCCGAACGCTGGGAACGAATAGCGGAGGCCATGTACCGTAGCGTGCCGGAGGTCACTCATATGGCGGCCAAATTGAAAGAGAACTGTTACAAGATACCCGGACAAGACACTGTTGAGGAAGCCCCGCCTGAACCACCCAAAAAG GTAAAGACGCGCAAGGCGGAGGAGAGCCACGGCGGCAACTGGTCGCAGGCGCAGCAGCGCGCGCTGGAGACGGCGCTGGCGCAGCATCCCAAGGGCGGCGCGGGGGACCGCTGGCAGAAGATCGCCTCTCAAGTGCCCGGGAAGACCAAA GAGGAGTGCATGCAAAGGTGCAAGTATTTGTCCGAGTCGCTGCGAAAACAGAAGCAGAAAGAAGAAGAGGAACAGAGAGAGCAGGAGCTGCAGAGAGAGAGCACGGAAGCCGTCAGTGAAAgtgataattaa